In a genomic window of beta proteobacterium MWH-UniP1:
- a CDS encoding glucose 1-dehydrogenase yields MLENKIAVVTGANRGIGLAVARTFVIHGAKVIACMRAIDTSAVEKIADARHLDRVQAVTLDLSDDASIKAAIKEIASLTGNKVDVLVNNAGTASGGLFQMTPIAELRRVFEINLIGQILFTQGISRLMTRHHSGSIINITSTAAEIADPGTLAYGASKAAFARASRGMATELGAANVRVNNIAPGVTKTSMFDQMAPDARDKLINSAALKRAANPQDIANVALFLASDLSSFVTGQTLRVDGGMV; encoded by the coding sequence GTGTTAGAAAATAAAATTGCTGTGGTAACTGGAGCGAATCGAGGGATCGGATTAGCGGTTGCGAGAACCTTCGTGATACATGGTGCCAAAGTGATTGCATGTATGCGCGCTATCGATACCTCAGCGGTCGAGAAGATTGCTGATGCAAGACATTTAGACCGTGTTCAAGCGGTCACTTTAGACTTGAGTGACGATGCGTCAATAAAGGCAGCGATTAAAGAAATTGCGTCTTTAACGGGTAACAAGGTTGACGTGTTGGTCAACAATGCGGGAACTGCTTCTGGCGGTTTGTTCCAAATGACACCAATTGCTGAATTACGCAGAGTGTTTGAGATTAATCTGATTGGCCAGATATTGTTCACTCAGGGAATATCTCGGCTAATGACGAGACACCATTCGGGAAGCATTATCAACATTACCTCCACTGCTGCAGAAATTGCGGATCCTGGCACGCTAGCGTATGGCGCGAGTAAAGCCGCTTTCGCGCGTGCATCGCGCGGTATGGCCACCGAATTAGGGGCTGCAAACGTAAGAGTAAATAACATCGCGCCTGGGGTAACCAAGACTAGTATGTTTGATCAGATGGCTCCCGATGCAAGAGACAAATTAATTAATTCCGCAGCCTTAAAGCGAGCCGCTAATCCGCAAGATATTGCGAACGTGGCTTTGTTTTTGGCGAGTGACTTGTCTAGCTTTGTTACAGGTCAGACTTTGCGCGTTGACGGTGGTATGGTTTAA
- a CDS encoding transketolase, with product MNSANLVDIAKTMRHKILEISHTCNLSAHLGGGLSMVELMAVLYGRVLRYQSANPRWEERDRFILSKGHGVLGYFSALLVAGIIDEETYKTFQTNESDLIAHPVMNLDLGIESSNGSLGQGLSMGVGIALAAMKKKQRFGVYVYMGDGECNEGSVWEAVMSAAQLKLDNLTAIVDYNKLQSDGDAKQIIDLADLASKFRAFGWDVHEVDGHNIPQIVSAFEAPRETGRPRVLVAHTVKGKGISFMENNNEWHHNRLTKANYDLALAELGVTVEGVGA from the coding sequence ATGAATTCTGCAAATCTCGTAGATATTGCAAAGACTATGCGTCATAAGATTTTAGAGATTAGTCACACTTGTAACTTGAGTGCGCATCTAGGGGGTGGCCTCTCCATGGTGGAACTTATGGCAGTGCTTTACGGGCGGGTTCTTAGGTACCAGTCAGCCAACCCGCGATGGGAGGAGCGCGATCGCTTTATCCTGAGCAAAGGCCATGGGGTTTTGGGTTATTTTTCTGCACTTTTGGTTGCTGGAATCATTGACGAGGAAACCTACAAGACTTTTCAGACAAACGAAAGCGATTTAATCGCGCACCCAGTGATGAATCTTGATTTAGGCATTGAGTCTTCAAACGGCAGTCTAGGACAAGGTTTGTCTATGGGTGTTGGAATCGCGTTGGCCGCTATGAAGAAGAAGCAACGTTTTGGGGTATACGTTTACATGGGTGACGGTGAGTGCAACGAAGGGTCGGTTTGGGAAGCTGTAATGTCAGCAGCTCAGCTAAAGCTTGATAATTTGACCGCTATCGTTGATTACAACAAGTTACAGAGTGATGGCGACGCTAAGCAGATTATTGATTTGGCTGATTTAGCCAGTAAATTTAGAGCGTTCGGCTGGGATGTTCATGAAGTTGATGGACATAATATCCCGCAAATTGTGAGCGCCTTTGAGGCGCCGCGTGAAACTGGGCGCCCTCGAGTGTTGGTCGCGCACACTGTAAAAGGTAAAGGCATTTCTTTCATGGAAAACAATAATGAATGGCACCATAATCGACTTACAAAGGCAAATTACGACCTTGCATTAGCTGAGTTAGGTGTTACCGTAGAAGGTGTTGGGGCCTAA
- a CDS encoding transketolase C-terminal domain-containing protein: protein MFEINASNARQWSRIGSRGVFGQAILAVAEYHPEMMVISADLGNSSGLDRFKKTYPDQFLNIGIAEQNMIGVAAGLAKEGHNVFATSFAPFITMRAAEQVRMNLGYMEMNVKAVAIGSGVSMAFLGNSHYGIEDAAIMRAIPNITVVCPADCAEIFKTVQAAAEFKGPMYIRLTGAVGNPPVYTEDYSFEVGKAIILSEPAEVTFIAAGSMVYESLEAAKLLLESGVKAGVINMHTIKPLDAKAVECALQISKLIVTVEEHSIIGGLGSAIAEYKAGKRNAPPQLILGLPDVFDVTGDYRFLLEKHELVASKISQRVLSCLKNT, encoded by the coding sequence ATGTTCGAGATCAATGCGAGTAATGCACGGCAGTGGTCACGAATTGGTTCTCGTGGGGTGTTTGGGCAAGCCATTCTTGCCGTTGCCGAATATCATCCGGAAATGATGGTGATATCTGCGGATTTGGGCAATTCATCTGGGCTCGACAGGTTTAAAAAAACATATCCAGATCAGTTTCTCAACATTGGTATAGCTGAGCAAAATATGATTGGGGTGGCTGCGGGTCTGGCCAAGGAGGGGCACAATGTGTTCGCCACATCATTTGCGCCTTTTATCACGATGCGCGCCGCTGAACAGGTTCGCATGAACTTAGGCTATATGGAAATGAATGTCAAGGCGGTCGCAATAGGAAGCGGAGTATCCATGGCTTTTCTTGGAAATTCGCATTACGGTATTGAAGACGCTGCAATCATGCGTGCCATTCCAAATATCACTGTCGTATGCCCAGCGGACTGTGCGGAAATATTTAAAACTGTCCAAGCCGCTGCGGAATTTAAGGGGCCGATGTATATCCGTCTGACAGGCGCTGTCGGTAATCCGCCTGTTTACACGGAGGACTATTCGTTTGAGGTTGGCAAGGCGATTATTTTGAGTGAGCCAGCTGAGGTGACATTTATCGCTGCCGGTAGCATGGTTTACGAATCACTTGAAGCCGCAAAACTTTTGTTGGAATCAGGCGTTAAGGCAGGTGTAATCAATATGCACACAATAAAGCCGCTTGATGCTAAAGCAGTTGAGTGCGCGCTCCAGATCTCGAAACTTATTGTGACTGTTGAAGAGCATAGCATTATTGGTGGGTTAGGCAGCGCAATCGCTGAGTACAAGGCGGGGAAACGCAATGCGCCACCCCAGTTGATTCTTGGGTTACCTGATGTTTTTGATGTTACTGGAGACTATCGGTTTCTTCTAGAAAAGCACGAGCTGGTTGCTTCAAAGATTTCACAGAGAGTCCTTTCTTGTTTGAAAAATACTTGA
- a CDS encoding DegT/DnrJ/EryC1/StrS aminotransferase family protein has protein sequence MLNTTFSPWPFFSEEEGRAVREVLSTNRVNYWTGNECREFENEFAAWVGSRHAVALTNGTLALDVALKALGIGPGDEVVVTPRTFIASVSCVVNAGATPVFADVDIESGNINAQTIAAVLSPRTKVVICVHLAGWPCDMDPIMALAAQHGLKVIEDCAQAHGARYKGRSVGSIGHVGAWSFCQDKIMTTGGEGGMVTCNDESLWRAMWAYKDHGKSYAAVYEREHPPGFRWLHESFGTNWRMLEMQAAIGRIQLRRMKDWSAARTANALAIRQALLPFTGEGGVIRVPDLRCAGCPLLGGEGALATPDCSCQHAYYKYYAYIRPENLAPGWSRDRILEEINVRGVPCYVGSCSEVYLEKAFDNTGWQPKERLPVAKALGETSLMFLVHPTLTQAEIRKTQEVITEVLSSAVVDG, from the coding sequence ATGCTCAATACAACCTTCTCGCCCTGGCCTTTTTTTTCTGAGGAAGAGGGTAGGGCTGTTCGTGAAGTTTTATCCACAAATAGGGTCAATTACTGGACCGGTAACGAATGCCGCGAGTTTGAAAATGAATTTGCAGCTTGGGTTGGTAGTCGCCATGCGGTGGCACTTACTAATGGCACTTTGGCGTTGGATGTGGCCCTAAAGGCGCTAGGTATTGGCCCGGGTGACGAGGTGGTGGTCACGCCACGCACCTTTATTGCAAGCGTTTCGTGCGTGGTGAATGCGGGCGCTACGCCGGTATTTGCTGATGTTGATATCGAGTCTGGCAATATCAATGCACAGACAATTGCAGCGGTGTTATCGCCCCGAACCAAGGTGGTGATTTGTGTGCACTTGGCTGGCTGGCCTTGCGATATGGACCCGATCATGGCGCTGGCGGCCCAGCACGGCTTAAAAGTAATTGAAGACTGCGCACAGGCGCATGGAGCGCGTTACAAGGGGCGCAGTGTTGGCAGTATTGGTCATGTGGGTGCCTGGAGCTTTTGCCAGGACAAAATCATGACCACGGGTGGCGAGGGCGGCATGGTCACGTGTAACGATGAGTCTCTTTGGCGCGCGATGTGGGCCTACAAAGATCACGGCAAGAGTTATGCGGCGGTGTATGAGCGCGAACACCCGCCGGGTTTTCGTTGGCTACATGAAAGCTTTGGCACCAACTGGCGCATGTTGGAGATGCAAGCTGCGATCGGGCGTATACAGCTTCGGCGCATGAAAGATTGGAGCGCTGCGAGAACTGCTAATGCACTGGCGATTCGCCAGGCGCTACTGCCGTTTACTGGTGAGGGTGGGGTGATAAGGGTGCCGGATCTGCGGTGCGCTGGGTGCCCATTGCTGGGGGGCGAGGGTGCCTTGGCGACTCCGGATTGTTCCTGCCAGCACGCCTACTACAAGTACTACGCATACATCCGCCCCGAAAACCTCGCTCCCGGCTGGAGCCGCGACCGAATTCTGGAGGAGATTAACGTCCGGGGTGTGCCTTGTTATGTGGGCTCATGTTCTGAGGTGTACTTGGAAAAAGCATTCGATAACACTGGCTGGCAGCCGAAAGAGCGACTTCCTGTGGCAAAAGCGTTGGGGGAGACCTCGCTAATGTTCTTGGTTCACCCAACCCTGACGCAGGCCGAGATTCGCAAGACGCAGGAGGTTATCACTGAAGTTCTTAGTTCGGCAGTGGTTGACGGGTGA
- a CDS encoding polysaccharide biosynthesis protein, with protein sequence MISTFILWLIGLQRWQKRLLQVGYDLSCAGVAFLLASAITQQGESLASLWLVVFYAAVVALAASLLGLYRSLVRYLGVRALGVIVASCLIGGAVLLGASVSGLAALSPLFVGVAVILGGSLMAFGRLILREIFYLSRKTGRPNVVVYGAGDAGRQLLTSLAQSGSYRVVAMVDDSVQLQGAEVHGVRVYAPTDLQFLQQRFDLSAVILAMPAISREQKSKVLDMLEPLGLPVRTMPKITDILSGKKSVADLQKVAIEEVLGRDPVAPSADLMRKTVTGRVVMVTGGGGSIGKELCLQIAALGPSRLVIVDVGELALYSVITALEDDERLRDLDVIPVLMSVTEQSVLTRVMQQHGVQTVFHAAAYKHVPLVEANPFQGLYNNVFGTLTTVTAAAKCGVADFVLISTDKAVRPTNIMGASKRLAELICQAQAEAGQTMRVSMVRFGNVLSSSGSVIPRFKEQIAHGGPVTVTHPEITRFFMTIPEAVELVLQASGLAKGGEVFLLDMGEPVRIVDLAQRMIRLSGYRPQLPGANGHLDGAARHQDHVIPIVFTGLRPGEKLYEELLISAESESTAHPKIFRARERGVARETLSTELEKLQRAIESQSIEQVHGVFSALGVDYKSGESLSADGSGAGVGVRAKAAVEGNGLGSLQRDVEQRGVSSVGLEVQGHEVGLVGVTPGGVGALSPGVGLTSAPAVSGSESSAVPKKINPYLSKLLHGYFLLRRPMTLGARAIVVNDKNEVMLVKHRYEPGWQLPGGGVEHGESPIEALRRELVEEAGIQMLGVSQFLGSFFNSEVSRRDHVLVYLVRDFVSVPTNEDSPEISERSFFPISDLPEGTTPGTRRRIAECFEGQAVGEVW encoded by the coding sequence GTGATTAGTACTTTTATTCTCTGGCTTATTGGTTTGCAGCGTTGGCAAAAACGGCTGCTACAAGTTGGCTATGACTTGTCTTGTGCGGGCGTCGCGTTTTTGTTGGCGTCGGCGATCACGCAGCAAGGTGAGTCGTTAGCCAGTTTATGGCTGGTGGTTTTTTACGCTGCGGTTGTCGCGTTGGCCGCCAGTCTACTTGGGCTCTATCGTTCTCTGGTTCGGTATCTGGGGGTCAGGGCGCTTGGGGTGATCGTTGCCAGCTGTCTTATTGGTGGCGCTGTTTTGCTTGGCGCGTCGGTGTCTGGGCTCGCCGCCTTATCGCCACTTTTTGTTGGCGTTGCCGTGATATTGGGCGGTTCCCTGATGGCTTTTGGGCGATTGATTCTTCGGGAGATCTTCTATCTCAGTCGCAAAACCGGTCGGCCCAATGTGGTGGTCTACGGTGCGGGAGATGCTGGGCGGCAATTGTTGACATCGTTAGCCCAGTCTGGATCCTATCGCGTGGTCGCGATGGTAGATGACTCGGTTCAACTCCAGGGGGCAGAAGTCCATGGAGTTCGCGTTTACGCCCCGACAGATTTACAGTTTTTGCAGCAGCGGTTTGATTTAAGCGCCGTGATTCTGGCGATGCCGGCGATCTCGCGGGAACAAAAAAGCAAGGTGCTCGACATGCTGGAGCCTCTTGGGCTGCCAGTCAGGACCATGCCAAAAATTACCGACATTCTGTCGGGTAAGAAATCGGTTGCGGATCTTCAAAAAGTCGCCATTGAGGAAGTCCTTGGCCGTGACCCTGTGGCACCGAGCGCTGATCTGATGCGAAAAACCGTCACCGGCCGTGTGGTGATGGTAACGGGCGGTGGTGGTTCGATCGGGAAAGAGCTCTGTTTGCAGATTGCAGCGCTGGGCCCGTCCCGTTTAGTGATTGTGGATGTTGGTGAGCTTGCGCTTTACTCGGTGATAACTGCGTTAGAAGACGATGAACGCTTAAGGGATTTAGACGTTATTCCAGTATTGATGTCGGTCACAGAGCAGTCGGTGTTGACCCGGGTGATGCAACAGCATGGCGTTCAAACGGTATTCCATGCGGCAGCGTACAAGCATGTGCCGCTGGTCGAGGCGAATCCTTTTCAGGGGCTTTACAACAACGTCTTTGGCACTTTGACGACCGTGACCGCTGCTGCCAAATGCGGTGTTGCGGATTTTGTTTTAATTTCAACGGATAAGGCTGTTCGCCCCACCAATATCATGGGGGCATCGAAACGGCTCGCTGAATTAATCTGCCAGGCGCAGGCTGAAGCTGGGCAGACAATGCGTGTGTCAATGGTGCGCTTTGGCAATGTGCTGTCTTCCTCTGGCTCAGTGATTCCCAGGTTCAAGGAACAGATTGCCCACGGTGGCCCGGTAACGGTGACGCATCCTGAAATCACCCGCTTCTTTATGACGATTCCAGAGGCTGTTGAGCTTGTGTTGCAGGCGTCTGGCCTGGCTAAAGGCGGTGAGGTCTTTCTGTTGGATATGGGGGAGCCCGTTCGTATCGTGGACCTGGCCCAGCGAATGATTCGACTAAGCGGGTATCGCCCGCAGTTGCCTGGGGCTAACGGTCATTTGGATGGTGCTGCCCGCCACCAGGATCATGTGATTCCAATTGTGTTTACAGGGCTGCGGCCAGGCGAAAAACTCTATGAGGAGTTGTTGATTAGCGCCGAGTCGGAATCGACCGCGCACCCGAAAATTTTCCGGGCTCGGGAGCGTGGGGTTGCACGGGAGACTTTGTCTACTGAATTAGAGAAACTGCAGCGGGCGATTGAAAGCCAGAGTATTGAGCAAGTTCATGGGGTTTTTTCCGCGCTTGGGGTGGACTACAAGTCTGGGGAGTCTTTGAGTGCCGATGGTTCGGGGGCTGGTGTTGGGGTGAGGGCGAAGGCGGCTGTTGAGGGTAATGGTTTAGGTTCTTTGCAGAGGGATGTTGAGCAGCGTGGGGTTAGTTCAGTTGGGCTCGAAGTTCAGGGTCATGAGGTTGGTTTGGTTGGGGTGACTCCTGGTGGCGTTGGTGCTTTATCGCCTGGTGTTGGTTTGACCAGCGCGCCTGCGGTTAGTGGTTCGGAGTCTAGTGCGGTACCCAAAAAGATTAATCCCTATCTTTCCAAGCTGTTGCATGGGTATTTTCTGCTCCGCCGCCCAATGACACTGGGTGCTCGAGCAATTGTTGTGAACGATAAGAACGAGGTGATGCTGGTCAAGCACCGATATGAACCCGGCTGGCAATTGCCGGGTGGTGGTGTTGAGCATGGCGAGTCACCGATTGAGGCCTTGCGCCGTGAACTAGTGGAGGAAGCGGGAATACAAATGCTGGGCGTAAGCCAGTTTTTGGGGAGCTTCTTTAATTCAGAGGTGTCGCGCAGAGATCATGTACTGGTGTATTTGGTGCGGGACTTTGTATCGGTACCAACGAATGAAGATTCCCCGGAGATTAGCGAGCGGAGCTTCTTCCCGATTTCTGACCTGCCGGAGGGCACCACGCCCGGGACGCGGCGCCGAATTGCCGAATGCTTTGAGGGGCAGGCCGTTGGGGAGGTTTGGTAG
- a CDS encoding type II toxin-antitoxin system HicA family toxin: MGVSAKHRKTLSAIFARPTSASIVFADIETLIKALGGSVSEREGSRVRIELNGEQWRCHRPHPGKEAKRYQVEEARELLERAGVQP, translated from the coding sequence ATGGGCGTAAGTGCTAAACACCGCAAAACGCTCTCGGCGATCTTCGCCCGACCGACTTCAGCGTCGATCGTGTTTGCCGACATCGAGACGCTCATCAAAGCCCTCGGCGGTTCTGTATCCGAGCGCGAAGGATCGCGTGTCAGGATCGAACTGAACGGTGAGCAGTGGCGCTGTCATCGGCCTCACCCGGGTAAAGAGGCCAAGCGTTATCAGGTTGAAGAAGCACGCGAACTATTGGAACGAGCAGGAGTGCAGCCATGA
- a CDS encoding type II toxin-antitoxin system HicB family antitoxin, translating into MNTMTYKGYTARVEYDERDNLFVGRILGIHNIISFHGETVAQLRAEFELAVKDYLADCKEQGIHPEKPASGKLLLRVPPEVHGRAIVAAQAAGKSLNQWATEVLEDAAQPG; encoded by the coding sequence ATGAACACCATGACCTACAAAGGCTATACCGCGCGAGTCGAGTACGATGAGCGTGACAACCTTTTTGTTGGCCGAATTCTTGGTATTCACAACATCATCAGTTTTCACGGCGAGACGGTTGCCCAGCTTCGTGCCGAGTTTGAGCTCGCAGTAAAAGACTATCTGGCGGATTGCAAAGAGCAAGGCATTCACCCGGAAAAACCTGCCTCCGGTAAGTTGCTGCTACGCGTACCGCCTGAAGTGCATGGTCGCGCAATTGTTGCCGCACAGGCCGCGGGTAAGAGCCTGAATCAATGGGCGACTGAAGTTCTGGAAGATGCAGCGCAGCCAGGATAG
- a CDS encoding RNA-binding domain-containing protein: MSTKLPINLNDLLRQRTVEGERIEYKAGWNPDSIIRTLCAFANDFENLGGGYVVIGQDCDVNGQPVFPPVGLADNQLDKIQQELLAACQLIQPPYFPMLSIEEVEGRKLIILWAPGGQTRPYKAPEAVTAKKKVWRHYIRRYSSTVEAKGDAEQELLSLAAKVPFDDRFNQSARIDDLSKSLMQAFLQEVGSELAAEAPKLSAESLARQMNVAGGPTESPWPKNVGLLFFNETPERFFPGVQIDVVWFPDGAGGDRFEEKIFKGPLARMTREALSYIQRNFLRETVIKHPDRAEATRIWNFPYAAIEEALVNAVYHRSYEEREPIEVRISNDELVVLSFPGPDRSIRLEDLQAGRAVSRRYRNRRIGEFFKELEMTEGRSTGIPKILKEMAANGSPAPLFETDDDRLSFVIRLPRHPLALVTSGGTQQVTTQVTTQVTTQVGALLSRMGGEMTRQAIQDALELANREHFRKTYLAPALEQGVIEMTVPNKPNSRSQRYRLTALGKQWLEFQKGSGKN; encoded by the coding sequence ATGAGCACCAAGCTCCCCATCAACCTCAATGACCTGCTACGCCAACGCACGGTCGAGGGCGAGCGTATCGAGTACAAGGCCGGGTGGAATCCGGACTCAATCATCCGCACCTTGTGCGCCTTCGCCAACGACTTCGAAAATCTCGGCGGCGGCTATGTGGTGATCGGGCAGGATTGTGATGTCAATGGCCAACCGGTGTTTCCGCCCGTGGGGCTAGCCGATAACCAACTCGATAAGATTCAGCAAGAGTTACTGGCTGCTTGCCAATTGATTCAGCCGCCGTATTTTCCAATGTTAAGTATCGAGGAAGTCGAGGGGCGTAAGTTGATCATTCTGTGGGCGCCAGGCGGACAGACCCGGCCCTACAAAGCGCCAGAGGCCGTTACCGCAAAGAAAAAAGTATGGCGCCACTACATTCGACGCTACAGCAGCACTGTAGAAGCAAAGGGTGACGCAGAGCAGGAGTTACTGAGCCTCGCGGCGAAGGTCCCGTTTGATGACCGCTTCAACCAGTCGGCGCGAATCGACGATTTATCTAAGTCTCTGATGCAGGCATTCTTACAAGAGGTGGGTAGCGAGCTTGCGGCGGAGGCGCCGAAACTCTCTGCTGAGTCATTGGCCCGGCAGATGAATGTGGCGGGTGGTCCTACCGAATCACCGTGGCCAAAGAATGTAGGGCTGCTGTTCTTCAATGAAACCCCTGAGCGTTTTTTCCCCGGCGTTCAGATTGATGTGGTCTGGTTCCCGGACGGTGCAGGCGGCGATCGCTTCGAGGAAAAGATATTTAAAGGGCCGCTGGCCCGGATGACGCGCGAGGCACTAAGCTACATCCAGCGCAACTTCTTGCGCGAGACGGTCATCAAGCACCCTGATCGGGCGGAGGCCACGCGGATCTGGAACTTCCCGTACGCTGCCATCGAAGAAGCATTGGTTAACGCGGTCTATCACCGTTCCTACGAGGAGCGCGAACCCATTGAGGTTCGTATTAGCAATGACGAGCTCGTAGTCCTTAGTTTCCCCGGCCCAGACCGATCTATTCGTTTGGAGGATTTGCAAGCCGGTCGGGCAGTCAGCCGCCGCTATCGCAACCGTCGCATCGGTGAGTTCTTCAAGGAGCTGGAGATGACGGAAGGTCGCTCCACGGGTATCCCGAAAATTTTGAAGGAAATGGCGGCGAATGGCTCGCCTGCCCCGCTTTTCGAGACAGATGATGACCGCCTATCCTTTGTGATCCGCTTGCCCCGGCACCCCCTGGCGCTTGTCACGTCTGGAGGTACCCAGCAAGTCACCACGCAAGTCACCACGCAAGTCACCACGCAAGTCGGAGCTCTTTTGTCACGGATGGGGGGCGAAATGACCCGACAAGCCATCCAAGACGCCCTAGAGCTAGCTAACCGGGAGCACTTCCGCAAGACCTATTTGGCACCTGCCTTAGAGCAAGGCGTTATTGAAATGACTGTGCCCAACAAACCCAACAGCCGCAGCCAGCGCTACCGCCTTACGGCCCTCGGGAAGCAATGGCTAGAGTTTCAAAAAGGCAGTGGCAAGAATTAA
- a CDS encoding restriction endonuclease subunit S: MRLNASKYNQHWQDKTLNELGDFQRGKSRHRPRNDPALFSGGKHPLIQTGEIKEANLYITTHSTAYNDFGLAQSKLWPKNTLCITIAANIAETALLNYPMCFPDSVVGFNAYAEQSSELFMHYVFTYIRRAIQNSATGSIQDNINIEYLTSLKFKIPVKNYQDKIAAVLAALDAKIDCNNRINAELEAMAKALYDYWFVQFDFPDVHSKPYKSSGGKMVYNAKLKREIPEGWEVGPLAAWIANDKTGDWGKDAAEGNYTFCVDCIRGTDINGLNGTGTVSPPTRFILEKNSAKVLAPFDFVIEISGGSPTQSTGRLASITEETIARFSRPLICSNFCKVISLKDNAYFFNFTYLWKSAYDNKVLFGWEGKTSGVKNLLFDAFTTKHLVSKPPTELARRFFEIVAPMEAKKQKFLQEATDLAALRDWLLPMLMNGQVTLV, translated from the coding sequence ATGAGGCTTAACGCATCCAAATACAATCAGCATTGGCAAGACAAAACGCTTAACGAGTTGGGTGATTTTCAGCGCGGCAAATCACGTCATCGCCCAAGAAATGACCCGGCGTTGTTTTCAGGTGGCAAGCACCCTTTGATACAGACCGGTGAAATCAAAGAAGCCAACTTGTACATAACAACACATTCGACGGCCTACAACGACTTCGGCCTTGCACAAAGTAAGCTTTGGCCTAAGAACACGCTTTGCATCACCATCGCGGCAAATATCGCCGAGACGGCGCTATTGAACTATCCAATGTGTTTCCCGGATAGCGTTGTTGGTTTTAACGCTTATGCAGAACAATCGTCTGAATTATTTATGCACTATGTTTTTACCTACATAAGACGAGCCATTCAGAATTCGGCAACGGGTAGCATTCAAGACAATATCAATATTGAATATCTAACCAGCCTCAAGTTCAAAATCCCCGTCAAGAATTATCAGGACAAAATCGCCGCCGTCCTCGCCGCCCTCGACGCCAAAATCGACTGTAACAACCGTATCAACGCCGAGTTAGAGGCGATGGCCAAGGCGCTGTACGACTACTGGTTCGTGCAGTTCGACTTCCCTGACGTCCACAGCAAGCCCTACAAATCCTCCGGAGGCAAGATGGTCTACAACGCTAAACTGAAGCGGGAGATTCCGGAGGGGTGGGAGGTCGGTCCTCTTGCAGCTTGGATTGCTAATGACAAAACTGGAGATTGGGGAAAAGACGCAGCCGAAGGCAATTACACATTTTGCGTTGATTGCATTCGAGGTACAGACATCAACGGATTGAATGGAACGGGCACAGTTTCCCCGCCGACACGCTTCATCTTGGAAAAAAATTCAGCGAAAGTTCTCGCACCTTTCGACTTCGTCATAGAGATTTCTGGCGGAAGTCCAACCCAATCTACCGGGCGCCTTGCGAGTATTACTGAAGAGACCATCGCACGGTTTTCTCGGCCGCTTATCTGTTCAAATTTTTGCAAGGTAATCTCACTGAAAGACAACGCTTACTTTTTCAACTTCACTTATCTCTGGAAGTCGGCTTATGACAACAAAGTCCTATTTGGTTGGGAAGGTAAGACGAGTGGAGTTAAGAATTTGCTATTTGACGCTTTCACCACGAAGCACCTTGTCTCTAAGCCGCCTACAGAGCTTGCTAGACGTTTTTTTGAGATCGTTGCTCCCATGGAGGCAAAAAAACAGAAGTTCTTGCAAGAGGCTACCGATTTAGCGGCGTTGCGCGACTGGCTGCTGCCGATGCTGATGAACGGCCAAGTCACGTTGGTGTAG